The Choristoneura fumiferana chromosome Z, NRCan_CFum_1, whole genome shotgun sequence DNA window TTACCTTCCAGGTGGCAGCACATGCCCTCGCTCTTGTGTATTTTCAACACTTGGGGATGGATTGGATGACTCTTTCTTAGCCTTTTTTGCCTTGTGGTTTGCTAACTTATtgttatcatatttatttagagattttGACACGTTGGGTACTTTGTTTGTCTTCTTTGAAACTATTATTCCGTTTTCAGGTTGCAATGGGTGGTTTTTGGTACGTCTTTGTGTGGTGTTATTGTGTATaggtgattttttatttacagtctTTAGGGGCGGCTGGTGCTGAATATTTTCTACACTTGATATATCAGATGAACTGCTAGATTTCATGTTGAGTAATTCCtgtgctttgcggtgaagatTCCTTAGTGTATTGTGGTCTACCACCGGTTTTGTATTCTTTTCGAAATCCCGTCTGGCCATATTATTGTGCTCTTCTTGTGAGCTGGAAATCTACGAGGATAAATAAATGCGAAGTTAACGAATTTACACTCGGAAGGATTAATTACTAGCTACTCGGCTATTTCAGTGTTTCCAAATGACTCATATTCATAACtcactagctggtgcccgctaGTGAGTTATGAATATGAGTCATTCGCCCCCGgtgtacttttttttcttaattttctaaatcttttatTAGAACCTTCTCTCGACAACactacagtcgaggaaactgagccgtgtactagggtggaaccttttcaagtTTTTAGATAGATTTTAGAACTGCTACCAgaacagtaggttaggttagaactatgACCCAACCCAGCCGATACAATtcgggttaattacattttaatttgaatttgacattgatagtacataaggtccactgtcataactcttgcgtttgaattttgaacttgacatggattgtacttGTAAGTCCActgtcgtaactcttttcatactcggctgggttaGGTTAATTGCAAAATAACTCATATTCAAGTGATTTTACGTGAAGTTTTAtgatatttagaaaaaaagtaacaataaaTTACGAAACGTTTTCCGTGAAATAATACAACTATACAATGAATCATCgggcaattaaaaatatttgaattgaaattactaAAAGTAATTGCCACGAATTGAAttgtcgatgaaatgaaaatactcacaacgttgactttgaaataaaattagattGTTTATAAGTGTCGATAATTTGATGATaaaccattttgaaaaaatgactgccaagtttcttgtggcgcattcttcttggcaatgatggtctttccgaaagcgctggtagtttaaaaaaaactgagttgtatgatgaaattaatttgaaaacataTATCCTTGAGTAAGACCGAAGGTTACGAATATgatatgataaaataatatcatCATGATATTGAAGAAAtgtttgattatttattacctCGTCTGCATCTGTAGAGTTATGAGCCTCCCTGTTCCGGTCATTCGGTTTTTCCTTCAACAAAGCCTCTAGTTTTCCCGCTCTTTGTCTTTCTGCCTCAGCCAGTGCGCGCGACTCCCGTGCTTCTTTCGCAACCTCATTTAATTTCTCTAGCAACAATTCATATTGTTTGGACTGTGTTTCATCTCGTTTTGTCCAAAACATCATTTGTTCTTCTATTTCTTGTTTCCGTTCTTTGTTTTCTGCTTCACCTTTCAATTTCTGAAAATTAAACAACTTCGtaacattatcaaaaaaaaaaacttacctataACATAAAGTATATATATTACAGAATGAGTTAGCGCTTGCTTCAATGCAATTATTTCTGCCCCTTGTTCCTTTATAGTCATATTTAGTTGCTCAACTAATATGTTTTTGCTTTCATCAGATTGTTTGTTTTCGGTAACTCTAAAACTCTTTAGAGTCtcaaatatttgattttttaataagtttattTCTTTAGAGTGACTTTCTTGTTCAGATTTTTTCCATTCTTCGAGTTTCTCAAACACATCTTCATTATTAGTAGTAACTTCGGCGTCTTTCATTTCTTTTTTAGCATCAACACTGTTGTTTTTGGTAATATTTGCGCTTTCCATgacaactttattattattcgtaATTAAAACCTCCATTTCTTTTATCTTTAACTTGAGGTCGTTGATTTCTTCTGTGAGCTTACTATTTTCATGATCAGCGTTATTAATGTAACTTTGTCTATCTTTTTCGTCTCTTTGCGGAAACTCGTCAACCATGTTCATGTGGCGCCTAGAAATATGGCTTTTCAAGTAAAGTTGGTTTAGAAAAACTTTATCGCAGAAGTTGCATTTGTTATATTGTGGTACTTCTCCATTAGCTGTTGGTTGGAATATGTCACTTTTATTGGTCAGAGTTTTTAAAATCATCGTTGCTATATTATCGTTACCATAAGACACAAGAGGCCTGTAATTGTGTTTTCCCTTCCTCTTCAATTTTCTTAGTTCGTCTTCTTTTTCAAGAAGGTCTTTTTTCGTTGCAGCTAGGTCCTgtaaattaatgttaattacatttatatgtgatttttttatatggctgcttaatttttataaaaaaaatacaatagacaTCGTAAAACCTGTGCCAAGGTATCTATTTCCTGCCGCAGAACAAAAACACTACGGTCAAGATAATGGCGGCAAAACTGTTGGTACTCAACGGCCAACTGCGCCAGACGGAACAGCTTCACTACACCTTCGTCTAGTATTCGAACGTCGAATTCGGATTCCAATACACAATCCAAAATCTGGAACAGTTAGATAATACGAAAACTCAATTATCCTTCTCCTTACTTAAGtgtaaaagtaagtttttttttaataatttttaatacaatcttttttctgactgtatttttagggttccgtagccaaaatggcaaaaacggaacccttttagtttcgccatgtctgtctgtctgtccgtccgcggctttgctcagggactatcaaaactagaaagctgtaattttgcacgaatataacgtcgacgtaaagtgggggtgttttttttttctcatccaacctagTAGTGTagtgttgggtatcgttggataggtattttaaaaccattagggggttgctagaacgatttttcgattcagtgatttgtttgcaaaatattcaactttatagtgcaaattttcattaaaatcgccccacccccctctaaaatctaaaacggtggacggaaaattttgaaaaaaaaatcagaatgttagtaagtatatcaaactatcaaggaaaacaataacggctgagttttcttgagaattattagtagtttaagagtaaatagcagcctaaggtaaaaagccttaggtataaaatatacctaaacttagaatattccgtacaaaatacgaaatccttagaaaaatatgacttaattttttcgtaatggctacggaaccctatttcgggcgcgTCCGACACGCTTTGCATTGTAATCCAAACTGCATTTCCGTACCATATTTTGAAGTCaacgccattaaccgttgaggagttctgtCCTGCAGAGACGTTCCTGGCTGGATCACCAGGATCTCACTACCAGAGCATTGTATCTATTGTCGCCAGATTTACATAGTATGCCAAATCTCAAGTCAAtcaagtgggtcaaattcaacttgcgaGATTTGACCCGCTCGAAGAAACTTGAAGAAAGCTTAAATTacttgaaatatatattttaaggtTTTTAAGCTTTCTGTCTGTatctgtatgtatgtctgttactTCTCCACTCTTAAATCACTGCcctaatttagatgaaatttggtaaatagATTGCGTGAGATCCAGAACATAGGacaccggaaaattgcatagttttcgcGGGACCGCTGTAGTCGTAGGTAGATAAAGTCTGGGCCGGGCCTGTATTTTTTGCGTGTGCCACGATATTTTATCACTGCACATCGTGCATGCTGTGTGCAAGCCTGTGTTCTCAGTGTGCAAGCAAACTACTCCAAATCATTAACTAATTGTAAGTTAAACAGATTCTTACGTCGTTGACATGTTGCTCGATGAGTACAAATTTCCTGTCCCGTGCTAAACTTTCTATGTCAATTAATCCTGAAATTATATTAAGATTATAAGTGCCCGGCCGCTAAGACGTCAATCCTGaccaatcctgacacattgtaAAACTATGATGTTTCtgaatattaacaatatgaatcatCAGACCAGAATGCAATGCTTACCTACTTGTTGCGTGCATCAGAGTACAAgtatagcaatttttttttcaatggttgacaATAATCAAGAACTTTCATAgatgtgcaatgtgtcaggattgacttcatAGCGGCCGGGCACATAGTAAAATTTTGCATCTACAAGGATAACATCTTTTAGactaatgttttaattttagttagttagacaaataaaaacttaacttCAGTGACGTAGCGTAGTGGGGGCggggggcggtccgccccgggtGGCAATTTTGGGGGTGCGGCaaaattcaataataaataatactgaataatatctAATCTAGATAATATGTAATATatttcacagttttgtcgcacctacgattcggactgATTAGAATGAGCACGAAATTTTCCATTTCTAACGAAATCGGGGAATCCCGTTTTTAAAATGAATGTTATAATTATGACATCTTCTAaactatagttttttaaaacctaaaccaaagggcggcaaaatttcttccgccccgggcaGCTGATACCCATGCTATACCACTGCTTAACTTTATCAAGATtttgattattaaaattaaatttggcatgtaaaAGATCAAATGTTAGTaatcaataaattatgataCTCACTAATTTTATTCCAGTCGATGTGGACACGAGGCCTGTGCGTATTAAATGCAAATCCAGTCTCCTCCGCTAGTCTCGGAAAGTTGTGATGGAGATCGTAGGATGTCTTACACGCCATATTGATTAAATTGCACTTAATTACCTACTGCATTATTCATTTAAcgcttatatttaattttatagaacAAATCCACTGCTTAACGTTTAGAGGTTGACTGTTTGTTGATATGCATTGTTTACGCACGCGTCGCCTAGCAACAGAACTTAATTAAGAACTTTTTTCTTTGTGGTTTTGTTGTGTCGAAGAATTAATGGTCGAAGGGGAGCGTTGAGGCAAGTTGAGGTTTAGAGGCTTTTTAGAGCACATAACAGTTggatgaatatttttttgttgaatttttgtttattttattcctcCACAACACGATCACACATTTCTCCTTCCAATGCAAAGGGCCAATGTGGTTTGGTATATTGCCTGTTATATTTTATAGTATTCAGTAGCATCTGAGTAATTTCCAATAAGTTTCCTATGCATGAACATGgtttgattttatttacataactcATAGGTAGCAGAAAAAATACACTTTGAAGGTGATTCTGTTAAAATTTCCTAAAggttagtttataaataaataaatatcatgagacaattGACACCAAGTGACCagtaccaaactaagcaaagcttgtactatagtacctactaggcaatggataaacatagttataaagacaaacacatattaaacatccaagacgcgagaacaaaaattcgtatcattcatactaataaatatctgccccgaccggggatcaaaCCTGGGACctcctcaagcttcatagtcaggttctacGGGTTctaccacttggctatccggtcgttcGTTCGGTGGTTTATGAATGACTTAAGATTATGACTATTGGAAAATCAGCTTTGAATGAATAATGTTGGATTTATTTAGATTTGTCGCATCTAACTAAGACTTATATTGTTATTCGGTCAGAATCAGGTGGTCAGAATACTAATATTTGTGCTAGTATGGGGAGACGTCATCTTCAGTTTGCATAACATACCTACACACATCGGTCTCATTGCTGCAATGGTGTTACGCTTGGCTACAGGCCTCAGAGAGTGAGAGTTCACTCATTCAAATCATTGTACTGTTTTCCAGACGTATACAGGTTTGCTAATGTTGTTTTCTCTTACCACAagttcataattaatttcaaatgcaGGTAATTTTACGCTTAAGCCGAAATGCGAGCTGGGGTACGAAATCACATAGGTATACCTATGAAATTGGTGCGGTGCCATAGTTCAATGATAAATAAGCTGCTTGCTTGTGCTCTCGAAGGACTTTTGTTTGAGTTAGCGATAACTCCAGTGTAAGTAGGTAAACTATGTGACGATCGAAAAGCAAgttgtaggtaagtataggataaagaaataaaagtcAATAAGTAACGTGGTCacaaaccatatttttttatcttgatACTTTATTCATTATTGGTCCGAGAAACAGAGCGGTCATTCGTTGTCATTAATTATCCATAATTAACTCTAAGTATCTAAGAGGAGCAGTCTCGTGGATCAAGGGGCGGCCTAGCGACAAGCAGTTTACagcatttaacttttttttgtatttttattgaatgtcGTTGGCCGATTTAAAACAAATGTAAGTTTGGTACCTATAAGAAAAGTGTGCAACGTTCAACTCCGGACTTAAAGCGTGAACCCAAAATATGCAGGAATCGCACCTACGACTTCTGGTAAAACACAACTCAAAACTGCCCTGAATATTTTGCACTAGCACACGCTCTATGCCAGAGTTTATAACTTTGTACAAATGTAAAGAGTttcgtataaaaataataaagaacttCGTTTAGGCAGAATCGTGTGTCCAACGGGAAGCGCGTGCAGCAGCGTGAGGTCGGCGAgagcgggcggcggcggcgctcaGGCCGCGGGCTTCTCTTCGGAGACGGCGGTAGCGCCCGACGCCGCCGAGCCCGTGTCCTCGGGCGACGACTCGCACGACAGCGACGGGAACTTCTTGTAGAGCTCAGCGCGGTACTTGGGGTGGCTGCAACATAATCAATGATTATTAATCTTCATGTGACAGTAACCAATCAATAGATAACAGAGGTGGGGTGATTTCTTAACTAAGCAAGTCGTCAAGTCGAGTTGTTTTTGCGCAGTGGAAGCGtgctgggcccataacctgttaatgtttatataaaatatagcaCGTATTGGTAGAAGATATTTATTGTACGGAAGCACATCTTTTAGTAGATACAAACGGAAAATGTCATGACAAtagtatttttaacagacttaaaaaaagaggttctctattcggttgt harbors:
- the DZIP1 gene encoding DAZ interacting zinc finger protein 1, with translation MACKTSYDLHHNFPRLAEETGFAFNTHRPRVHIDWNKIRLIDIESLARDRKFVLIEQHVNDILDCVLESEFDVRILDEGVVKLFRLAQLAVEYQQFCRHYLDRSVFVLRQEIDTLAQDLAATKKDLLEKEDELRKLKRKGKHNYRPLVSYGNDNIATMILKTLTNKSDIFQPTANGEVPQYNKCNFCDKVFLNQLYLKSHISRRHMNMVDEFPQRDEKDRQSYINNADHENSKLTEEINDLKLKIKEMEVLITNNNKVVMESANITKNNSVDAKKEMKDAEVTTNNEDVFEKLEEWKKSEQESHSKEINLLKNQIFETLKSFRVTENKQSDESKNILVEQLNMTIKEQGAEIIALKQALTHSKLKGEAENKERKQEIEEQMMFWTKRDETQSKQYELLLEKLNEVAKEARESRALAEAERQRAGKLEALLKEKPNDRNREAHNSTDADEISSSQEEHNNMARRDFEKNTKPVVDHNTLRNLHRKAQELLNMKSSSSSDISSVENIQHQPPLKTVNKKSPIHNNTTQRRTKNHPLQPENGIIVSKKTNKVPNVSKSLNKYDNNKLANHKAKKAKKESSNPSPSVENTQERGHVLPPGSPVKVVRAKITEEVNNRLVQAGVDPLKSRLNQNLFQKQKSQLQQQQEVKSKKYPAYEQVRYTIMAYLDSDTVVAKRATGARHDKTMTNTLTKAFSLNSMISNIKSKALSLVKTKEIRKTTSLKSPPTSPIGVNIQRASPKLEIDKEIDSNGERESFSNVTHSNKTMKNRLSKNIESSLSLVDSDSSESDKHFNIVIPQRPSRSIDNLIKSPARRPLSANADHSNTNIKYKVNNDDIDNLTRTQSITNVSQFTGRSGLDDGVLTERKIASSEDIQALKVTKPENSKILNLQQTKSVLKNASSTSSLNKKKVLFDMDAIQMKSVSASPSQSLTEKSDDKYELGLVNIGDDEWDISSIENEPIKHDTKINVSPGQGMKIAELKQTIEAQLARRSETPSTAVFGGVDMLRGPMTRTSTIGGSNTSLGSSILDELDSTKTNNQKTLVKPKKITEKDDSELDISDFSIDGVTNNSNKNEKDSF